DNA sequence from the Longimicrobium sp. genome:
TCCAGGTCTACCTCGATCTCCAGCGGCGTCTCGTAGCTGCGCGGACGCTCGCGCTCGCGGTCCCGGTCGCGGTCACGCCCGCGGTAGCGGTCGCGGAAGCCGCCGCGTCCACGGTCGCGGCCACGATCGCGGTCGCGCCCACCCTCGCGGTCGGCCTCTTCGCGCTGGCGCTCGCGGCGCGGCTCGTCGAAGGGCGTCTGCGGCTCGTCGCCGGGCTGCGGGGGAACGATCTCCCACTGCCCCTCGTTGTCCTTGCGCAGGCGCACCAGCCCGCGCGACTGCGCGTCGGTGATGAACTTGCTGAACTTGCTGTACCCCAGGTCCTTTTCGCTGAAGCCCGGGTCCAGGTCGATCATCACCTGCTTCAGCCGATCCACCCGCATCACGTCGCGGTTGCGGACCATCTGCCGCGCGGCCTTGGTCACCAGCTCCCACGGGTCTTCGCGCACGCCGGTGTCGTCCTGCGCGCGGGTGAGGCCGGAGAGGTTGTGGTACGAGTAGTACTCGTCGCAGTTCTGGATCAGCAGGTCGCTGGCCGACTCGCGCATCCCCACGCCGATCACGTACTTGCCGTACTCCTTGAGCTTCATCACGCAGCTCGAGAAGTCGGAGTCGCCCGTGAGCAGGATGAAGGTGCCGATCTCCGGCCGCATGAACGCCAGCTCGATGGCGTCCACCGCCATGCGCAGGTCCGTGGCGTTCTTCTTGGAGGTCCCGTAGGCGGGGGCGAAGATCAGGTCGACGGAGGCCTCCGTCAGGGGAACGACCGACTGGGGGTAGCGCCGCCAGTCGGCGTAGGCGCGGCGCACGGCCACCTTGCCGCGGAACACCTCGGAATCCAGCATCGCCTTGAGCTCCTTGCCCAGGTCGGTGCGGATGTTCATGGTGACGTTGTCGAAGTCGATAAGCAGTGCGGCGCTGCGGCCGCTGGGCATGCCCGCCGAAGTGGGCACACGGGTTGGTGCGTTGTTCATGTCTCGTCAGTCCGTCGTTTGCGTTGTGCCGACGAGACCCCTTTTCCTCGGGGGGGAGCCAGCGCGGGGGCACGAAGCGCGAAAGTACGAAAGCGGGAACCGGGGCTGGGGTTCCGTACGCTTTCGTACTCGGGCGCCGCGTACTTCCGCACTCCCCGCCGATGGCGAAAGGAGCCTCGAAGCGTCGTTGTTCATCACCGCCGGCTGCTCTCCTCGGCGTTGATCATCCGCGCGAGCTCCACCCGGCGCACCTTGCCGCTTCCCGTCAGGGGAAAGCCGTCCAGGAAGCGCACGAGGTCGGGAACCTTGTAGTCCGCCAGCACCTCGCGGCAGAAATCGCGGATCTCCTCACCCGTCACGATGGCGCCCTCGACGGGGACGATGCAGGCGCATGCCTTTTCGCCCAGGATCTCGTCGGGAAGGCCCACCACGGCGACGTCGAGCACCGCGGGGTGCGCGTGCAGCCGGTCTTCCACCTCGCGCGGGTACACGTTGAACCCGCCGCGGATGATCATTTCCTTGCGGCGGCCGATCAGGTGAACGTAGCCCTCCTCGTCCACCATCCCCAGGTCGCCGGTCAAAAAGAACCCGTCGGGCGTAAACACCTGGGCCGTCTCGCCGGGCTGGCGGTAGTACCCCTGCATGACGCCCGGGCCCTTGATGGCCACCTCGCCCACCGACTCCACCGGAAGAACCGAGCCGTCGGCGTCGATCACCCGCACCTCGGTTTCGGCCAGCGGCCGCCCGACGGTGGCGATCTGCTTGCCGCGCGGGTCGCCGGGGGTGTTGACGGACACCGTGTTTCCGGTTTCCGTCATCCCGTATCCCACGCGAATTCCCGGCACCAGGTCGCGCATGATGCGCTGCGCCAGTTCTTCCGTCACCGGCGCGCCGGCCACGATGCCCGTGCGCAGCGACGAGAGGTTGCGCGACGCCCGCGTGGGCTCGTTCAGCGCCAGGATGAAGTTGGTGGGAACGCCGTGAATGACCGTCACCCCCTCGCGCTCCACCACCTCCAGCGCCTCGGCCGGGGCAAGCCCCTCGTCCAGCACCAGCGACGCGCCCGCCGCCATCGTCCCCAGCACCCCGGTGCCGATGCCGAACACGTTGAAGAGCGT
Encoded proteins:
- a CDS encoding NYN domain-containing protein, whose amino-acid sequence is MNNAPTRVPTSAGMPSGRSAALLIDFDNVTMNIRTDLGKELKAMLDSEVFRGKVAVRRAYADWRRYPQSVVPLTEASVDLIFAPAYGTSKKNATDLRMAVDAIELAFMRPEIGTFILLTGDSDFSSCVMKLKEYGKYVIGVGMRESASDLLIQNCDEYYSYHNLSGLTRAQDDTGVREDPWELVTKAARQMVRNRDVMRVDRLKQVMIDLDPGFSEKDLGYSKFSKFITDAQSRGLVRLRKDNEGQWEIVPPQPGDEPQTPFDEPRRERQREEADREGGRDRDRGRDRGRGGFRDRYRGRDRDRDRERERPRSYETPLEIEVDL
- a CDS encoding class I adenylate-forming enzyme family protein; translated protein: MTLRDRFRGLTLAESLELRARENPTRPFVAFGDQRLTYGQVDQQAAALAAALHELGIEAGDRIALTLPNWPEFIVSAFAAAKLGAVIVPLNPRFTSPELQYALRHSESVAVVTAENWGGIDYLARFEQFLGVLPDLQYVLSVGKEDLWYDDRIHQFEDLVSSGEGRPFPRWEGPSDALFAIVYTSGTMGKPKGVALTHENLMSNAATTAEAIGLTADDVVFGVNTLFNVFGIGTGVLGTMAAGASLVLDEGLAPAEALEVVEREGVTVIHGVPTNFILALNEPTRASRNLSSLRTGIVAGAPVTEELAQRIMRDLVPGIRVGYGMTETGNTVSVNTPGDPRGKQIATVGRPLAETEVRVIDADGSVLPVESVGEVAIKGPGVMQGYYRQPGETAQVFTPDGFFLTGDLGMVDEEGYVHLIGRRKEMIIRGGFNVYPREVEDRLHAHPAVLDVAVVGLPDEILGEKACACIVPVEGAIVTGEEIRDFCREVLADYKVPDLVRFLDGFPLTGSGKVRRVELARMINAEESSRR